The following is a genomic window from Candidatus Methylomirabilota bacterium.
AGCCCTCCCGCGCTCTCGTGATAGGCTCGGCTCCGATTCCGGCGTCCACCTCAACCTCGGGAGGCGTCATGAAGATCACGGCGCGTGAGATGTTACAGCGGCTCGGCGCGGGCGAGCCGATCGCCTCGGTCTGCGAGGCGGCCGGTCTCAGCCGCCGCGACTTCGAGGACTGGTGGCGGGCGGAAGCCGCGGCGCGGGTCCCCGCCGCGAGCGGGACCCGGCGGGCGCCCGCCGGGTCCCGCGCCGAGATCCATCGGGATGGCTGGGGCATCCCCCACGTCTACGCCGAGACCGATGGCGCCCTCTTCTTCGCCTTCGGGTACGCCATGGCCCAGGACCGGCTCTTCCAGCTCGACTACCTGCGGCGAAAGGCGTCCGGCACCCTGGCCGAGGTCCTCGGACCCGAGGGCCTCGAGCTCGACACGATCGCGCGAACGATCGGGCTCCGCCACATCGCCGAGGCCGAGTGGGGGCGCACGCCAGCCGAGACCCGGGCCCTGCTGGCGGCCTTCGCCGACGGCGTCAACGCGGTCATCGAGGAGAGCCGCGAGCGCCTGCCGATCGAGTTCGATCTCCTCGGCTACGGCCCGGCGCCGTGGTCGCCCGTGGACTGTCTGGCCATCGCCGGCGAGTTCCGCTACTACTTGACGGTGCGCTTCCCGGTCATCGTGATCCCCGAGCTCGCCAAGCGCGTGCTGGGTGAAGGACCGCTCTACGCCGCGTTCCTCCAGGGCGAGGCCGACGACGAGAGCATCCTGCCGCCCGGGGCCTACCCCGGGCGACCCGCGGGAACGGAGTCCGTCGGCTCGGCCATCGGCTGGCCGGTGGGCGACCCCGAGGAGGGCCGGGGCAGCAACAACTGGGTGGTGGCCGGAACCCGCACCACGACCGGCCAGCCCCTCGTCGCGAGCGACCCGCACATCGCCTTCGGCGCGGTGTCGTGCTGGTACGAGGTCCACCTCTCGGGCGGCTCGTTCGACGTCGCCGGCACGGCCTATGCGGGTGTGCCGGCAGTGTTCTTCGGTCGCTCCCGGCGCGTGGCCTGGGGCATCACCAACAACATCTGCTCACAGCGGGACCTCTACCAGGAGCGGACCGACCCGGCTCGCCCGGGCGCGTTTCTCTACGACGGGCGGTGGGAGCCCGCCCGCGAGGTGGTCGAGGACATCCGGGTCGCGGGGCGCGAGACCGTGCGCCGGGTGATCCGCTTCTCGCGAAACGGTCCCATCGTCGACGACATCCTGCCGGCCGCGGCGCGGGGAACGGGGCCGGTCGCCCTCCGCTGGCTCGGCGCGACTCCCTGCGGCTTCCTGACGTCCCTCCTCGCGCTCAACCGCGCGCGCTCGGCTGACGAGCTGCAGGCGGCGGTGCGAGGCTGGCGCGTCCCGACCTGGAGCCTCGTCTTCGCCGACGTGGACGGCCACATCGGCTACCGGACGGCCGGGACCGTGCCCGTCCGGCGCATTCGCGAGCGCGGCTATCGGCCGGGCTGGGACCCGCAGCATCAGTGGGAGGGGCTCATCCCCTTCGAGGCGATGCCGCAGTGGCGGGACCCCGAGCGGGGCTGGATCGCGACGGCGAACAACCGCCCGGCACCCGACGATTTCCCCTACCCGCTCTCGGGAACCTGGTCGAGCGGCCACCGCGCCCGCCGCATCCGCCAGCTGATCGAGGCGAGGCCCCGGCTCGCCCGCGAGGATGTCGTGCGGATGCACCAGGATGCCCTTTCCCTCCGCGCCGTCGACTGCGTGCCCCGACTCCTCAAGGCGCTGGCCGCGTCGCCCGAGGTGCTCCAGGATCCACGCCTCCGGCAGGCGGCCGGCCACCTCGAGGCCTGGGACTGCCAGATGGAGGTCGATCGCGTGGGGGCGGCGATCTTCGACGTGTTCTTTCCCCGCTTCTGCCGCGCTGTCGTCGACGAGCGCTTCGACGGCGCGACGGCCGAGCTCCTGGCGGGCGCCGCGGCCGGCCTGGCCTCGGAGCTCCTGGCCGAGGACGCCGTCGGCTGGTTCACCCAGCGCAGCCGGGAACAGGTCATCCTCGGCGCGTTCCGGGACGCCCTGGCCGAGCTCGAGGGTCGGGTCGGAAGTGACATGGCGACCTGGACTTGGGGCCGACTCCATCAGATCCGGCTCCAGCACGTCCTCGCGGGCCGCGGCGAGCTCGGACAGCTCCTCGACCGGGGCGGCCTCCCCGTGAAGGGAAACGGGACCACGGTCTGCAACACCGGCTACGACCCGAACTATCTGGCGCCGATGGGGGCCAACTATCGGCTGATCGCCGACCTCGCCACGACGCCGCCGGGACTGTGGGCGGTCGACGCCCAGGGCCAATCCGGCCACCCCGGAAGCCCGCATTACGCCGATCAGCTCGCCGAGTGGATCGCAGCCCGTTACCACTATCTCTCCCTCGACCGCGCCGAGGTCGCCCCGACCATCCGGCACACGCTGACCCTGGTCCCCTCCGACGGAGGCTGATGCCGGAGCTCCCTGAAGTCGAGGCCGCCCGGCGCGCGGCCGAGCGCGCGGCGGTCGGGCGTCGCATCGTCGGCGTGTGGTGCGCGGAGGATCCCATCGTCCTCGACGGCGTGAGCACCAGCCGGCTGCGGCGAGCGCTCCTCGGCCGGCGGATCCTCGGAGTGCGGCGTCACGGCAAGCACCTCTGGCTCGAGCTCGATCGGCGGCCCTGGCCATGTGTCCACTTCGGGATGACCGGCGGCCTCTTCACCTCGGCCGGGCATCGGGTGCGGCTACGATCGAGCGGGCGTCGCGATCCGGGCCCGACCTGGCCGCCGCGCTTCACGAAGCTGCGGTTGACCCTCGGCGATGGCGGCGAGCTGGCCATCGCCGACGCCCGCCGCCTGGGCCGCATCCGGCTGCGGATGGACCCGCCGCGCGAGCCACCGGTCAGTGGGCTCGGCTTCGACGCGCTCCGCGAGCTGCCCCCGGCGCCCGGCTTCCGCGCGCTGCTCGGGGCGCGGGCGGCGCCCATCAAGGCGATCCTGCTCGACCAGTCGTTCGCGGCGGGCGTCGGGAACTGGGTGGCCGACGAGGTGCTGTACCAGGCGCGCATCGATCCGCGGAAGCCGGCGCGCGCACTGGCGGCCGACGAGGTCCGCCGGCTGCGGGCGAAGCTCCGGTCGGTCTTGGCCACCGCCGTGCGCGCCGGGGCGGACAGCGACCGCTACCCGCGGACGTGGCTCTTCCATCGGCGCTGGGAGCGGGATGCTCCGGTGGTTCGGGGCGAGCGGATCCGCCGCGACACCATCGGCGGCCGCACGACCGCCTGGGTCCCGGCCCGCCAGCGGTGACCCTTCGACCACCACACCGGGGTCTTCCGAGACCCCCCGATGAACTACACGCGGGCGAGCCCGGCGCGGAGGGCCTCGACCTGCCGGGAGAACGGGAGGCCGGCGGGCGCCGTCATCGGCGTCTGCTCGGCCAGGGTCGTGGAGAGCTCGACGAGGATGGGACCCTCTTCACCGAGGAGAGCCGGCAGGCGGCGCCGCAGCTCGTCGAGGTCGTCGATCGCCGAGGCGTTCCGGTACCCCGCGCCCTTGGCCATCAGGACGAAGTCCACGCTCGGCCCGCCCGGGATCTCCTGGGCGCCCGAGGTGTGGTAGACGGCGTTCTTGAAGACGAGGTGGACGAGGTTGCGGGGCGCCGCCCCCGCGATGGTCGCGAGCGAGCCGAGCTGCATGAGGAGCGAGCCGTCGCCGTCGAAGACGATCACCCGCCGCTCCGGGCGAGCCAGGGCCAGGCCCAGGCCGAGGGAGGAGGCGCCGCCCATGAAGCCGACGCACGTCACCGAGAGGTCGTCGGGGGCGATGGTCCGCCAGGCCGGCGCCGTGGTCATGGTCGGCACGCAGATCGCGTCGCCCCGTACGGCAGCCACCGCCCGCAGCACGTCTTCCGGCTTCATCGGCATCTAGGTCACTTCGGGGGGGTCTCGGAAGACCCCCCCGATGCCCCCCCGTCGTGGCGGCGGCGAAGCCGCCGCTCTGAGCGCTCCTCGATGCACCACGCATTCCGTGGCCGGCGCGGGGTTACGCCACCACACCTCTAGAACCTGGGAGACAGTCTCGATGCCCACCGACCTCCCTGTTTTCAGTTTGTCCTTGACAGCCCCAAGATGTTGTGCGATAGAGGGCAAGGCTCCGCCAGATGTGGGAGTCCGGCCCTCCGGTGGGCCTGGCTCGAGACGAGCGCAAGCAAGCTCCGCCCACACCGGGCGGGGAGGCAGGTCGGGCAGAAGTTGCTGGCTTCGGGGTCGGACAGTCGCGCCCCTGATTTCGCCCCCGCCTCGGCTCGATTGATCCGCCGTCGCGTCACTCTCCCCCGCCTGTCTCGCCCGGCCGGCCGCGCCGCACCCGGTTGCCCCGCGCCTCGGTTCCTCGTCATCGTCGAGCGGGCGGAGCTTGCCCTCTATGCGTATCTGCGGGCGCAGTTCGCCG
Proteins encoded in this region:
- a CDS encoding penicillin acylase family protein, producing MKITAREMLQRLGAGEPIASVCEAAGLSRRDFEDWWRAEAAARVPAASGTRRAPAGSRAEIHRDGWGIPHVYAETDGALFFAFGYAMAQDRLFQLDYLRRKASGTLAEVLGPEGLELDTIARTIGLRHIAEAEWGRTPAETRALLAAFADGVNAVIEESRERLPIEFDLLGYGPAPWSPVDCLAIAGEFRYYLTVRFPVIVIPELAKRVLGEGPLYAAFLQGEADDESILPPGAYPGRPAGTESVGSAIGWPVGDPEEGRGSNNWVVAGTRTTTGQPLVASDPHIAFGAVSCWYEVHLSGGSFDVAGTAYAGVPAVFFGRSRRVAWGITNNICSQRDLYQERTDPARPGAFLYDGRWEPAREVVEDIRVAGRETVRRVIRFSRNGPIVDDILPAAARGTGPVALRWLGATPCGFLTSLLALNRARSADELQAAVRGWRVPTWSLVFADVDGHIGYRTAGTVPVRRIRERGYRPGWDPQHQWEGLIPFEAMPQWRDPERGWIATANNRPAPDDFPYPLSGTWSSGHRARRIRQLIEARPRLAREDVVRMHQDALSLRAVDCVPRLLKALAASPEVLQDPRLRQAAGHLEAWDCQMEVDRVGAAIFDVFFPRFCRAVVDERFDGATAELLAGAAAGLASELLAEDAVGWFTQRSREQVILGAFRDALAELEGRVGSDMATWTWGRLHQIRLQHVLAGRGELGQLLDRGGLPVKGNGTTVCNTGYDPNYLAPMGANYRLIADLATTPPGLWAVDAQGQSGHPGSPHYADQLAEWIAARYHYLSLDRAEVAPTIRHTLTLVPSDGG
- a CDS encoding DNA-formamidopyrimidine glycosylase family protein gives rise to the protein MPELPEVEAARRAAERAAVGRRIVGVWCAEDPIVLDGVSTSRLRRALLGRRILGVRRHGKHLWLELDRRPWPCVHFGMTGGLFTSAGHRVRLRSSGRRDPGPTWPPRFTKLRLTLGDGGELAIADARRLGRIRLRMDPPREPPVSGLGFDALRELPPAPGFRALLGARAAPIKAILLDQSFAAGVGNWVADEVLYQARIDPRKPARALAADEVRRLRAKLRSVLATAVRAGADSDRYPRTWLFHRRWERDAPVVRGERIRRDTIGGRTTAWVPARQR
- a CDS encoding thiamine pyrophosphate-dependent enzyme, whose translation is MPMKPEDVLRAVAAVRGDAICVPTMTTAPAWRTIAPDDLSVTCVGFMGGASSLGLGLALARPERRVIVFDGDGSLLMQLGSLATIAGAAPRNLVHLVFKNAVYHTSGAQEIPGGPSVDFVLMAKGAGYRNASAIDDLDELRRRLPALLGEEGPILVELSTTLAEQTPMTAPAGLPFSRQVEALRAGLARV